One genomic window of Corynebacterium pseudotuberculosis includes the following:
- the tatB gene encoding Sec-independent protein translocase subunit TatB: MFSSIGWPEIITLLVLGLIIIGPERLPKVIEDVRAAAYAAKKAIHNAKAELNGDFGADFEELREPINKLASIQRMGPKAALTKALFDGDQEFMDTFDPKKIMEDGTAGQAYREQQASDVKPQTPQAPQTPEIQKSQPKQGFSWDDIT, from the coding sequence GTGTTTTCTTCCATCGGTTGGCCCGAGATCATCACTCTCCTAGTGCTGGGCCTTATCATCATTGGGCCCGAGCGTCTTCCCAAAGTCATCGAAGACGTTCGCGCCGCCGCTTATGCGGCAAAGAAGGCGATCCACAATGCCAAAGCCGAACTTAACGGAGATTTTGGCGCTGACTTTGAGGAGCTCCGGGAACCGATTAATAAATTGGCTTCTATCCAGCGCATGGGCCCCAAAGCAGCGTTGACAAAAGCGCTTTTTGACGGCGACCAGGAATTTATGGACACCTTTGACCCGAAAAAAATCATGGAAGATGGCACTGCGGGACAGGCATACCGTGAGCAACAAGCTAGCGATGTAAAGCCTCAAACGCCTCAAGCCCCGCAGACTCCAGAAATACAAAAATCCCAGCCTAAGCAAGGCTTTAGCTGGGATGACATTACTTAA
- a CDS encoding anti-sigma factor family protein translates to MTHQHRNSKVEKNRHFASVEHLNPEAVAALVDDELSSVAAHRAKIHLVHCKECRDEVDRQRRAADRLRGSSCSEMRASSDLLDKLNGIAHSCPEGPNAEDMVVAPQTFLDKIDGMARSIRKTSQNLRNARIAALKHLDKPNSS, encoded by the coding sequence GTGACCCATCAACACCGCAACAGTAAAGTCGAAAAAAATCGGCACTTTGCCTCGGTTGAGCATCTTAACCCGGAAGCTGTAGCTGCGCTTGTCGACGATGAACTCAGCAGTGTCGCAGCCCATCGCGCGAAAATACACCTTGTACATTGCAAAGAATGCCGAGATGAGGTTGATCGGCAGCGTCGTGCGGCTGATCGACTCCGTGGTTCTAGTTGTTCAGAGATGCGGGCTTCCTCCGATCTCCTAGACAAATTGAATGGCATAGCTCATTCGTGCCCAGAAGGTCCTAACGCAGAGGATATGGTTGTGGCCCCACAAACCTTCCTAGACAAGATCGACGGCATGGCCCGAAGCATTAGGAAGACAAGTCAAAATCTGCGTAATGCTCGAATAGCGGCGCTTAAACATCTTGATAAGCCAAACTCCAGCTAA
- the sigE gene encoding RNA polymerase sigma factor SigE: MTSNSGSLSPSSSLDQTHEAAELNGTAAFDAGIGSMPTWGELVAEHADSVYRLAFRLSGNQHDAEDLTQETFMRVFRSLKNYQPGTFEGWLHRITTNLFLDMVRHRSKIRMEALPEDCDRVPGTTMTPEQAYNIANLDPALQKALDDLGPDFRVAVVLCDVVGMSYDEIADTLGVKMGTVRSRIHRGRSQLRASLEAAAATNEDAQLLLPMSH, encoded by the coding sequence ATGACATCGAACAGTGGTTCCCTTTCACCCAGCTCAAGCCTAGATCAGACACATGAAGCGGCTGAGCTGAACGGAACTGCTGCATTCGACGCTGGTATCGGATCGATGCCTACGTGGGGAGAGCTCGTCGCGGAGCACGCAGATAGCGTTTATCGCCTGGCGTTTCGGCTTTCCGGTAACCAACATGATGCAGAGGATCTGACACAAGAAACCTTTATGCGCGTCTTCCGCTCTCTGAAGAATTACCAACCAGGCACTTTTGAGGGATGGCTGCACCGGATCACCACCAACTTATTCCTAGATATGGTGCGGCATCGCTCTAAGATTCGGATGGAGGCATTGCCTGAGGACTGCGACCGGGTGCCGGGCACAACCATGACTCCGGAGCAGGCCTATAACATCGCCAACTTGGATCCAGCGTTGCAAAAAGCTCTTGATGATCTTGGGCCGGACTTCCGAGTCGCGGTGGTCTTGTGTGACGTTGTGGGGATGAGCTACGACGAGATAGCAGATACATTGGGCGTGAAAATGGGCACCGTCCGTTCACGGATTCATCGTGGACGCTCCCAATTGCGTGCGAGTTTAGAGGCAGCGGCGGCGACTAATGAAGACGCCCAACTCCTCCTACCGATGTCCCACTAA